One Candidatus Methylomirabilota bacterium DNA window includes the following coding sequences:
- a CDS encoding STM3941 family protein, with protein sequence MAPAQERQRDQEIVIYPARGRLVTAAVLAAGFAVLSLAIVLLPDTFRTNVGDRLIMGAGVLFFGGLSLFLVLRLRRPLLVISREGLIAHTPFLRSGLIRWNDVREVVIHRFMRQRFLGIVPASMDTLLARRSPAWRWLLRVNYGLTRAPINIPERLLPMSLEELLAIVDRYRRP encoded by the coding sequence GTGGCGCCGGCTCAAGAGCGCCAGCGGGACCAGGAGATCGTGATCTATCCGGCCCGGGGGCGGCTGGTGACGGCTGCCGTCCTGGCCGCCGGCTTTGCGGTCCTCAGCCTCGCCATCGTCCTCCTCCCTGACACGTTCCGGACCAACGTGGGGGACCGCCTGATCATGGGCGCCGGCGTGCTGTTCTTCGGGGGCCTCTCCCTGTTCTTGGTGCTCCGGCTGAGGCGACCTCTGCTCGTGATCTCTCGCGAGGGACTCATCGCCCACACCCCTTTCCTGAGATCTGGCCTGATCCGGTGGAACGACGTCCGGGAGGTCGTCATCCACCGGTTCATGCGCCAGCGATTTCTGGGTATCGTGCCGGCATCCATGGACACGCTGCTGGCGCGGCGGAGCCCGGCCTGGCGATGGCTGCTGCGGGTGAACTACGGGCTGACCCGGGCCCCCATCAATATCCCCGAGCGGCTCCTGCCGATGTCACTCGAGGAGCTGCTGGCAATCGTCGATCGCTATCGCCGTCCCTGA
- a CDS encoding cyclic nucleotide-binding domain-containing protein, with the protein MELIGRMLDGSIPYDPKGAEPKPGPFGFQLRQDDKIEHLQRVPLLSGCTQRQLRSIARIAEVQEVPAGTVLTRVGEPGEEFFLIVDGKVQVEVSARKRVRLGPGKFFGEMSMLDGGPRSATVVAETALRLLVIKRSDFSLLLSKASDLTRSLLTVLSQRVRQAEQAPHA; encoded by the coding sequence ATGGAGCTGATCGGCCGGATGCTGGACGGCTCGATTCCCTACGATCCGAAGGGGGCGGAGCCGAAGCCGGGCCCGTTCGGGTTCCAATTGCGCCAGGACGACAAGATCGAGCACCTGCAGCGCGTGCCGCTGCTCTCCGGCTGCACGCAACGCCAGCTCCGCTCCATCGCCCGGATCGCCGAAGTCCAGGAGGTGCCCGCCGGCACCGTGCTCACGCGCGTCGGCGAGCCGGGGGAGGAGTTCTTCCTCATCGTTGACGGCAAGGTGCAGGTGGAGGTGTCGGCGCGGAAGCGCGTGCGCCTGGGGCCCGGCAAGTTCTTCGGCGAGATGAGCATGCTCGACGGGGGCCCGCGCTCGGCGACGGTGGTGGCGGAGACGGCGCTCCGGCTGCTGGTCATCAAGCGCAGCGACTTCTCCCTGCTGCTGAGCAAGGCCTCCGACCTGACGCGGAGCCTGCTCACCGTCTTGTCGCAGCGCGTGCGACAGGCCGAGCAGGCGCCGCACGCCTGA
- a CDS encoding amidohydrolase family protein, with protein sequence MTIIDADGHVTESQEQLAKYLDEPYRRRPLAFPWFPQDGWDRRLLGTLGQFAGTADAWLSALDKGGMEATVLYPTLGLFMSFIRDRQWAVALCRAYNTLMHEEFIKVSPRLQAVALLPVQDPEAAAKELRRAVRELGHVGAMLAADGNHLLGDERFAPIYEEAQRLGVMLGVHASGSHLGGSGVDLFPRFIQAHTCSHAFGQMRQLTSVVFEGIPERFPDLKIAFLEAGCGWAPYWMERMDDEYAKRAVEAPVLKKKPSEYVRSGTIYFSCEADEWLLPQAMKLVGDNQIVYASDFPHWDNSYPDSLDEIRNRGDLADEQKRKIFGANARRLYGLS encoded by the coding sequence TCGACGAGCCGTACCGCCGGCGGCCGCTGGCGTTCCCGTGGTTTCCCCAGGACGGGTGGGATCGGCGCCTGCTGGGGACGCTGGGGCAATTCGCGGGGACGGCCGATGCCTGGCTGAGCGCGCTCGACAAGGGCGGCATGGAGGCGACGGTCCTCTATCCCACGCTCGGGCTCTTCATGAGCTTCATCCGCGACCGGCAGTGGGCGGTGGCCCTCTGCCGTGCCTACAACACCCTCATGCACGAGGAGTTCATCAAGGTGAGCCCGCGGCTCCAGGCCGTCGCGCTCCTGCCCGTGCAGGACCCGGAGGCGGCGGCGAAGGAGCTGCGGCGGGCGGTGCGCGAGCTGGGCCACGTGGGCGCCATGCTGGCCGCCGACGGCAACCATCTGCTCGGCGACGAGCGGTTCGCGCCCATCTACGAGGAGGCGCAGCGGCTCGGCGTGATGCTGGGCGTCCACGCCTCCGGCTCCCACCTGGGCGGCAGCGGCGTGGACCTCTTCCCGCGCTTCATCCAGGCCCACACCTGCTCGCACGCCTTCGGCCAGATGCGCCAGCTCACGTCCGTCGTCTTCGAGGGCATCCCCGAGCGCTTCCCCGATCTCAAGATCGCCTTCCTGGAGGCCGGCTGCGGATGGGCGCCCTACTGGATGGAGCGGATGGACGACGAGTACGCCAAGCGCGCGGTCGAGGCGCCGGTGCTGAAGAAGAAGCCGAGCGAGTACGTGCGAAGCGGCACCATCTACTTCTCGTGCGAGGCCGACGAGTGGCTGCTGCCGCAGGCGATGAAGCTGGTGGGCGACAACCAGATCGTCTACGCCTCCGACTTTCCGCACTGGGACAACAGCTACCCGGACTCGCTCGACGAGATCCGGAACCGCGGCGACCTCGCCGACGAGCAGAAGCGGAAGATCTTCGGCGCCAACGCCCGGCGGCTGTACGGGCTCTCGTGA